The following proteins come from a genomic window of Flavobacterium crocinum:
- a CDS encoding mechanosensitive ion channel family protein: MSLNTKRLLFFFLLWLALLIKPEALTAQLLGTSKSATEEPAKVPEDSLGRRTPQGTVNGFIKAIGDQNYLRASQYFVLSKRSYRKTAERIRIAKTFQQLLDQGGNLSPSSIISNKETGRTDDDLATGVDHVGSITTSKTAIQLYVENQSDDSQPALWLFSAETVESILSADVSKAKTFLDRILPTVLKERKLGNVPIGHWTVVVVMTVLSYLLARLLVFLIGLLVQKLWKKAATEQGTAIIEALTLPVHMYLTVLLFVAFTQRMGISIIVRQRFGIIIITIGILAFLILLWRMTDFVSMYARSRMSRSGRISAISAILFLSRTTKAAIVVIGIIALLGIIGVDVTAGLAALGIGGIALALGAQKTIENFVGSVSLIADQPLRVGDYCRVDDIKGTVESIGMRSTTLRTSARTIVTIPNGQLSASKIENFTHRDRFIFNPIFNFRMETSPDQMRYLLVELRSLLYAHPAINNSNPIVRFTGITADALKVEVTAYIEAINVETSQEVQEDILLRMMDIIEQSGTSLAYPSQTLYMTRHIPPSTEKSDAISETIKKWKENNELQLPKFDPKRVEELKDTLKYPNDGSYRPNEE, encoded by the coding sequence ATGAGTTTAAACACAAAACGTTTACTGTTTTTTTTTCTACTATGGTTGGCATTACTAATTAAACCCGAAGCATTAACGGCCCAATTATTAGGAACAAGTAAAAGTGCAACTGAAGAACCAGCAAAAGTTCCCGAAGATTCTTTAGGCAGAAGAACCCCGCAAGGAACCGTTAATGGCTTTATAAAAGCTATAGGTGATCAGAATTATCTTCGTGCAAGTCAGTATTTTGTATTAAGTAAACGTTCGTATCGTAAAACCGCTGAAAGAATTCGTATCGCTAAGACTTTTCAGCAATTATTGGATCAGGGAGGAAATCTATCGCCATCTTCTATTATCAGTAATAAAGAGACCGGACGTACCGATGATGATTTAGCAACGGGTGTTGATCATGTTGGAAGTATTACTACCAGTAAAACGGCAATCCAGCTTTATGTAGAAAACCAGTCAGATGACAGTCAGCCTGCTTTATGGCTTTTCTCTGCTGAAACGGTAGAATCGATTCTTTCTGCTGATGTTTCTAAGGCAAAAACTTTTTTAGATCGCATATTGCCTACGGTTTTGAAAGAAAGAAAATTAGGAAATGTTCCAATTGGACATTGGACCGTTGTAGTAGTTATGACTGTTTTATCTTATTTGCTTGCCAGGTTGCTAGTTTTCCTGATTGGATTATTAGTACAAAAATTATGGAAAAAAGCGGCCACAGAACAAGGAACAGCTATTATTGAAGCGCTTACATTGCCGGTTCATATGTATCTTACCGTACTTTTATTTGTGGCATTTACACAGCGTATGGGCATTTCGATAATCGTGCGGCAGCGTTTTGGAATCATCATAATAACAATTGGAATTCTTGCTTTTTTGATATTGCTGTGGAGAATGACCGATTTTGTAAGTATGTATGCCCGAAGCAGAATGAGTAGGAGTGGGCGTATTTCTGCCATTTCTGCTATTTTATTTCTAAGTCGAACAACTAAAGCAGCCATCGTAGTGATAGGGATAATTGCTTTATTAGGAATTATTGGAGTAGATGTTACTGCCGGACTTGCTGCACTGGGAATAGGAGGTATCGCATTGGCATTAGGAGCACAAAAAACAATTGAGAACTTTGTTGGTAGTGTGAGTCTTATTGCCGATCAGCCTTTGCGTGTTGGAGATTATTGCAGAGTTGATGATATAAAAGGAACAGTGGAATCGATCGGAATGCGCTCTACAACACTTAGAACTTCTGCACGAACTATTGTAACTATTCCAAATGGACAGCTTTCAGCGAGTAAAATAGAGAATTTTACGCATCGCGATCGCTTTATATTTAATCCGATATTCAATTTCAGAATGGAGACTTCTCCGGATCAGATGCGTTATCTCTTGGTCGAATTGAGATCTTTATTATATGCCCATCCTGCCATAAATAATTCAAATCCAATTGTTCGTTTTACAGGAATCACAGCTGATGCATTAAAAGTGGAAGTAACAGCTTACATTGAAGCTATAAATGTAGAAACGTCTCAGGAAGTGCAGGAAGATATTTTATTACGAATGATGGATATAATAGAGCAGAGTGGAACCTCTTTGGCCTATCCATCGCAAACACTTTATATGACTCGTCATATACCACCTTCCACAGAAAAATCAGATGCAATTTCTGAAACCATAAAAAAATGGAAAGAAAATAATGAATTGCAATTACCTAAATTCGACCCTAAACGTGTCGAAGAATTAAAAGATACGCTTAAATATCCCAACGATGGAAGTTACAGACCAAACGAAGAATAA
- a CDS encoding GNAT family N-acetyltransferase: METIKLELDEKKHGAFNLYVDGKKQGEMTVSLKPDLLTVYHTGVEPEAEGKGYAKKLLEEMVSYVRANNLMVLPFCPYVHAQFKRHPDEYQDIWKK, from the coding sequence ATGGAAACGATAAAACTAGAATTAGACGAGAAAAAACACGGCGCTTTTAATCTTTATGTTGATGGCAAAAAACAAGGCGAAATGACGGTAAGCCTTAAACCGGATTTATTAACTGTTTATCATACCGGAGTTGAACCGGAAGCTGAGGGAAAAGGTTACGCAAAAAAACTTCTGGAAGAAATGGTATCTTATGTTCGTGCTAATAATTTAATGGTTTTACCGTTTTGTCCATACGTCCATGCACAATTCAAAAGACATCCGGACGAATATCAGGATATCTGGAAGAAATAA